One part of the Arabidopsis thaliana chromosome 1 sequence genome encodes these proteins:
- a CDS encoding BTB/POZ domain-containing protein (BTB/POZ domain-containing protein; CONTAINS InterPro DOMAIN/s: BTB/POZ (InterPro:IPR013069), BTB/POZ fold (InterPro:IPR011333), Kelch related (InterPro:IPR013089), BTB/POZ-like (InterPro:IPR000210); Has 143 Blast hits to 130 proteins in 28 species: Archae - 0; Bacteria - 0; Metazoa - 38; Fungi - 0; Plants - 104; Viruses - 0; Other Eukaryotes - 1 (source: NCBI BLink).): MASSKGGNTTAHINTLHHRLYHALNLGFRVCDEKEKKWKCTDIEIQRHVVKSISAFLDCFSRATANNRLIKDSISDIAGALVFILGSKNRAVVGLAANVVIRLIRIVPPSILHSYSLDLVESLSPLLCCQQFDVSLPCAVALNAILVNVRETKEKEVWKILEDEKTVVSVVGNLQIFSEGSMSVEWFQEMALLLSTIMLKWPQSRYSVWNNPALMGVLESVSQKPDMGLTVATLKLYSSLALCGHGANELLDNGKPMLDMMISCMEESSSQNARIEGLKLAQRLATGNRECLKMINMCSESLVKATVRTMGKWFLSSGKLELDQMSLLVEACKLALITRWEGQHHIYFWKYRISEALLSLVVENFHSQSLDGYVSLEEEVLVAEKVLNANFLPSLRSYVWDIIGFLAAHCEEEFDSILRGDELCLNFLVTCACLSFSRSVQKGYQICQNDIISASHSESASRAVLMMICSPSKYISSRARVTLSFILEEGGEQNLNSLVNFLSYIPSSGGYILPNILQTTVCLVGFACYSSIPQYASFILRKQGLEILLSFCSWYQRNWENIGASSFAPSSQSITEKRICCWVCTEDWDNKDAFLLYALLALAELVNHSFFGQNHAEELSMKSGNLKDRLCTTLKEIRDGTYGSGPRWYAAHILSYFGYYGFEHKLGKRLMCAYEDEEYSDMRLLFASGNSASVNKVIIAVRCPMLLPPKEGAHSSSTISTEKSQRTVQEIRMSANVDILALVKLLEFAYSGYVEVESTTLKKLKPLAKHCKAKVLLQMLCRRRPKWGSSIPEIDIPLALTPKLIHFSDVILVPKETNVACFNCRMCSLTSPHAHSHRVILSSGCEYLRALFRSGMQESHLDRLNVPVSWLGLTKLVSWFYSDELPKPPSGCKWNNMDTEAKLDELQAYVEIYSLSEWWIMEELQNDCAHVILSCLESARELSIKTIELAASFSMWKLVEAAANHAAPIYHQLRDSGELDELDDELVNLIRTAAVQFSQQGG; encoded by the exons ATGGCGTCGTCAAAGGGAGGAAACACCACTGCCCACATCAATACTCTTCACCACCGTCTTTATCACGCTCTCAATCTTGGCTTCAG ggtttgtgatgagaaagagaagaagtggaagTGTACTGATATTGAGATACAGAGACATGTCGTGAAGTCGATTTCAGCTTTCCTTGATTGTTTTTCTCGTGCAACAGCTAACAATCGTCTTATCAAG GATTCAATTTCTGATATAGCCGGGGCTTTGGTGTTTATTCTAGGGAGTAAAAACAGAGCAGTGGTTGGTTTGGCAGCCAATGTAGTTATTAGGTTGATTCGTATTGTTCCTCCTTCTATCTTGCATTCATATTCTTTGGATCTCGTGGAGTCTTTATCACCTCTGTTATGTTGTCAACAATTCGATGTTTCGCTTCCCTGTGCCGTTGCTTTGAACGCTATTCTTGTGAACGTGAGAGAAACTAAGGAAAAAGAAGTGTGGAAGATTTTAGAGGATGAGAAAACTGTGGTTTCTGTTGTTGGTAATTTGCAGATCTTTTCTGAGGGGAGTATGTCAGTGGAATGGTTTCAAGAGATGGCTTTGCTTCTGAGTACAATTATGTTGAAGTGGCCTCAGTCTAGGTATTCTGTTTGGAACAACCCTGCCTTGATGGGTGTATTGGAGAGTGTTAGTCAGAAGCCTGATATGGGTTTGACAGTTGCAACTTTGAAGCTCTATTCTTCTCTAG CTCTTTGTGGCCATGGTGCCAATGAGCTTTTAGACAATGGGAAGCCTATGTTAGATATGATGATTAGCTGCATGGAGGAGTCAAGCTCTCAAAATGCTCGAATTGAAGGGTTAAAGCTAGCACAAAGGCTTGCG ACAGGTAACCGAGAGTGCTTGAAGATGATAAACATGTGTTCTGAGTCCCTAGTAAAGGCTACCGTTCGGACCATGGGTAAGTGGTTCTTGAGCTCAGGAAAGCTTGAACTTGACCAGATGTCTTTGCTTGTGGAGGCTTGTAAACTGGCTCTAATCACTCGTTGGGAAGGACAACATCATATTTATTTCTGGAAGTATCGGATCTCTGAAGCGCTTCTTAGTCTTGTTGTGGAGAACTTTCATAGTCAATCCTTGGATGGTTATGTATCtctggaagaagaagttttaGTTGCTGAGAAGGTACTGAATGCCAATTTTTTACCTAGTCTGAGGTCATACGTTTGGGATATAATTGGATTCTTGGCAGCTCACTGTGAGGAAGAGTTTGATTCCATTTTGCGTGGAGATGAACTCTGCCTCAACTTTCTTGTCACATGTGCCTG CTTGTCCTTTTCGAGGTCGGTTCAGAAAGGCTATCAAATATGTCAAAATGATATTATCAGCGCCTCCCATAGCGAGTCAGCATCAAGAGCAGTGCTAATGATGATATGTTCTCCCTCCAAATACATATCATCGAGGGCCCGAGTTACCCTGTCATTTATCCTAGAAGAAGGTGGTGAGCAAAATTTGAATTCCCTTGTGAATTTTCTGAGTTATATTCCATCTTCAGGAGGTTACATACTGCCAAATATACTCCAAACTACCGTGTGTTTGGTGGGCTTTGCATGCTATTCATCGATACCTCAATATGCGAGTTTCATTTTAAGAAAGCAGGGTTTGGAGATACTTTTATCTTTCTGTAGCTGGTATCAAAGGAATTGGGAAAATATTGGAGCATCAAGTTTTGCTCCTTCTTCCCAGAGCATCACTGAAAAGAGGATATGCTGCTGGGTATGTACGGAAGACTGGGACAACAAAGATGCCTTTCTTCTATACGCTCTCTTGGCTTTGGCCGAGTTGGTAAATCATTCATTCTTTGGACAGAATCACGCTGAAGAACTTTCAATGAAGAGCGGAAATTTGAAAGATCGGTTATGCACCACACTTAAGGAAATCCGCGATGGAACATATGGCTCTGGTCCAAGGTGGTATGCTGCACACATCCTAAGCTATTTTGGATACTACGGCTTCGAACATAAGTTGGGGAAAAGGCTCATGTGTGCTTATGAAGATGAGGAATATAGTGATATGCGACTCCTTTTTGCTAGTGGAAATAGTGCGAGTGTAAACAAAGTTATTATCGCGGTCAGGTGTCCAATGCTACTGCCTCCCAAGGAAGGAGCTCACAGTAGCTCAACTATATCAACTGAGAAATCTCAGAGAACCGTTCAAGAAATCCGCATGTCTGCCAATGTGGATATTTTGGCACTTGTTAAATTATTGGAATTTGCTTACTCTGGTTATGTGGAAGTAGAAAGCACGACACTGAAAAAGCTGAAACCTTTGGCGAAACATTGTAAGGCAAAGGTTCTGCTGCAGATGCTCTGCAGAAGAAGACCCAAGTGGGGATCTTCAATACCCGAAATTGATATACCCCTTGCCCTCACTCCTAAACTCATCCACTTCTC GGATGTGATATTAGTACCTAAAGAAACAAACGTGGCTTGCTTCAACTGCCGTATGTGTTCCTTAACATCTCCTCATGCCCACTCTCACCGAGTTATACTGTCGTCAGGCTGTGAATACCTACGTGCCTTGTTTCGGTCCGGGATGCAGGAGAG CCATTTGGATAGACTAAACGTTCCTGTGAGCTGGCTGGGGTTAACAAAACTTGTGAGTTGGTTCTACTCTGATGAGTTGCCAAAGCCTCCATCGGGTTGCAAGTGGAACAACATGGACACTGAGGCAAAGCTGGATGAGCTTCAAGCTTATGTGGAGATATACTCGCTTTCTGAATGGTGGA